One segment of Methylotuvimicrobium sp. KM2 DNA contains the following:
- a CDS encoding RnfABCDGE type electron transport complex subunit A: MNTESYWSIFINASLVNNFVLAYFLGICPFLGVSGKMETATKMGGAVTFVMLISSICAYGIHALLVAIDAPFLQLISYIVVIASTVQLVEMFIKKMSPTLFRALGIFLPLITTNCAILGLALFQTNKAYSFSQSLVYALGAGIGFTLALILMAGIREQLEFAEVPDVVKGTALTLLVAGILSLTFMGFSGLGS; encoded by the coding sequence ATGAATACCGAATCCTATTGGAGCATATTTATCAATGCCAGCCTGGTCAACAATTTCGTTTTGGCCTATTTCCTCGGCATCTGCCCCTTTCTCGGCGTTTCGGGAAAAATGGAAACCGCCACCAAAATGGGGGGCGCGGTGACCTTCGTCATGCTCATCAGTTCCATTTGCGCCTATGGCATCCATGCTCTGTTGGTGGCTATCGATGCGCCATTTCTGCAATTGATTAGCTATATCGTCGTGATCGCCTCCACCGTGCAATTGGTGGAAATGTTTATCAAGAAAATGAGTCCTACATTATTTAGAGCCTTGGGGATTTTTCTGCCGCTGATTACGACCAATTGCGCCATTTTAGGTTTGGCGCTCTTTCAAACAAACAAAGCCTACAGCTTCAGCCAGAGCCTCGTTTATGCCTTGGGCGCCGGGATTGGATTTACCTTGGCGTTGATATTGATGGCAGGAATCAGAGAGCAATTGGAATTTGCGGAAGTCCCCGATGTGGTCAAAGGAACCGCATTGACCTTATTGGTCGCAGGGATCTTGTCATTGACCTTTATGGGATTTTCGGGCTTAGGCTCATAA
- a CDS encoding electron transport complex subunit E: MSARISNNTDKKAEPSSTDEFIKGLWRENPVFVQVLGMCPVLAVSNTAQNALAMGLATAFVLLMSNILVASLRNFIPKQVRIASFILIIATFVTIVDYAIQAISVDLHKNLGAFISLIVVNCLILSRAEAFASKNTIGKSIMDALGMGVGFVFALFCLGAVRELLGNGSLFDVAIFPESFQEWIIMILPAGGFFTLALWLIVFNYFKIKKAKG; the protein is encoded by the coding sequence ATGAGTGCGCGGATAAGCAATAATACCGATAAAAAGGCCGAGCCAAGCTCCACCGACGAGTTCATCAAGGGGCTTTGGCGTGAAAATCCCGTGTTCGTGCAGGTGCTCGGCATGTGTCCGGTTTTAGCGGTGTCCAATACCGCCCAAAATGCGCTGGCGATGGGTTTGGCAACGGCTTTCGTGCTGTTGATGTCCAATATACTGGTCGCTTCTTTAAGAAACTTTATTCCCAAGCAAGTCAGGATCGCCTCCTTTATTCTCATTATCGCCACGTTTGTAACAATCGTCGATTATGCCATTCAGGCCATCAGCGTCGATTTGCATAAAAATTTAGGGGCATTTATTTCACTGATTGTGGTCAACTGCCTCATTCTTAGCCGTGCGGAGGCCTTTGCTTCGAAAAATACCATAGGCAAATCGATCATGGACGCCTTGGGTATGGGAGTCGGCTTTGTGTTTGCGCTTTTTTGTCTGGGTGCGGTCAGAGAATTGCTCGGAAATGGAAGCTTGTTCGATGTCGCGATATTTCCGGAATCGTTTCAAGAGTGGATCATCATGATTCTGCCGGCCGGTGGTTTTTTCACCTTGGCATTGTGGCTGATTGTGTTTAATTATTTCAAAATTAAAAAAGCGAAAGGATGA
- a CDS encoding ferredoxin-NADP reductase translates to MSYLSELDTSKQYKAKVKKTERLTPANVEEIREILLEVDNPEFQCKVDQSFGVLLEHKSDFGNSYHHRLYSVADIPERSNGKSLITMLVKRCSYVDEFSGEQYQGVSSNFLCDRREGDEITITGPFELPFKVPDDKQANIIMIGMGTGIAPFKAFIKHIYSQEKEWHGKIRLFYGAKSGLELLYLNDKDGDLTQYYDKATFEAFHALSPRPHWEDPILLDHAIEQRAEEILEMLGSTNTYIFIAGYEKVKENLDKAFINIMGSKEKWQNRKAELIAGKKWAEVIY, encoded by the coding sequence ATGTCCTATTTATCAGAACTCGATACAAGTAAGCAATACAAAGCCAAGGTCAAAAAAACCGAAAGGCTGACCCCCGCCAATGTGGAAGAAATTCGGGAGATATTACTGGAGGTCGACAACCCCGAATTCCAATGTAAAGTGGATCAAAGCTTCGGCGTTCTGCTCGAACACAAGAGCGACTTCGGCAATTCCTATCATCATCGGCTATACAGCGTTGCCGACATTCCGGAAAGAAGCAACGGAAAGTCGCTGATAACGATGCTGGTCAAAAGATGCTCCTATGTGGACGAGTTCAGCGGCGAGCAATATCAAGGAGTGAGCTCCAACTTTCTGTGCGACCGTCGTGAGGGCGATGAAATCACGATTACCGGTCCTTTCGAATTGCCCTTTAAAGTGCCCGATGATAAACAGGCCAACATTATCATGATTGGAATGGGTACCGGAATCGCGCCATTCAAGGCATTTATCAAGCACATTTACAGCCAGGAAAAGGAGTGGCACGGAAAAATCCGCTTATTTTATGGCGCGAAAAGCGGACTCGAACTCCTCTATCTCAACGACAAGGACGGAGATCTGACCCAGTATTACGACAAAGCGACATTCGAAGCCTTTCACGCGCTCAGTCCAAGGCCGCATTGGGAAGACCCGATATTGCTGGATCACGCGATAGAGCAAAGGGCCGAAGAAATTCTCGAAATGCTCGGTTCGACCAATACTTATATCTTTATCGCCGGCTATGAAAAGGTGAAAGAAAATCTCGACAAAGCCTTTATCAATATCATGGGCTCCAAGGAAAAATGGCAAAACCGGAAAGCGGAGCTGATTGCCGGCAAAAAATGGGCTGAGGTGATTTATTGA